The following are encoded together in the Lactuca sativa cultivar Salinas chromosome 1, Lsat_Salinas_v11, whole genome shotgun sequence genome:
- the LOC111912625 gene encoding NADPH:quinone oxidoreductase, with protein MDSTLAPKPTINVAAICGSTRKASFHHGLIRAAIELATQAIDGMSIVNVDISLLPMLNTDLEVDDKFPPEVEAFRQKILQSECFLFASPEYNYTVTAPLKNAIDWASRPPNVFADKAAAIVSAGGGFGGGLAQYSLRQNGVFLDLHFINKPEFFLKAFEGPPKFDDEGNLIDTVAKESLKSVLLALKAFTLRLRAK; from the coding sequence ATGGACTCCACGTTAGCACCCAAACCGACCATCAACGTTGCTGCCATCTGTGGTTCCACTCGCAAAGCTTCCTTCCATCATGGCCTCATCCGCGCCGCCATTGAATTAGCCACCCAAGCGATCGACGGGATGTCGATCGTAAACGTCGACATATCGCTGTTACCGATGCTCAACACAGATCTCGAAGTCGACGACAAATTTCCACCGGAGGTCGAAGCATTTCGTCAGAAGATTCTTCAATCTGAATGTTTCCTCTTTGCTTCTCCTGAGTACAATTACACGGTCACAGCACCTTTAAAGAACGCAATCGATTGGGCATCTAGGCCACCGAACGTGTTTGCCGATAAGGCTGCTGCTATTGTTAGTGCCGGAGGTGGGTTTGGCGGAGGGCTGGCACAGTATAGTCTCCGGCAAAATGGTGTTTTCCTTGATCTTCATTTCATTAATAAGCCAGAGTTTTTCCTCAAGGCGTTTGAAGGTCCTCCCAAGTTCGACGATGAAGGTAATCTAATAGATACTGTGGCTAAAGAGAGTCTAAAATCTGTTCTTTTGGCGCTGAAAGCTTTCACGTTGAGACTTCGAGCCAAGTAA